DNA from Terriglobales bacterium:
GCAGGAGCCGTTTACCACAAAGGACACGAAGGAACACGAAGGTAGCAAAAATCAAAAGCCAGGAGCCATTTACCACAGAGAACACGGAGGATGTATCTGTGCTCGTCTGTGATTGTCAGTGGCCGAAACCTTGGAAGCCCTTTTCGCGGGCAGGAGTTCCCGCGTTCCAGCCAAAATTATTGATTGCAAAAGGCTTTTAATTCTTCTAAGGTTTTAAACTGCTGGCGAGAAATATACTAACTATCTGGTTCACATTCAGGGCTGGTTCGGGTAAAATACCTTACAAGTAAGGTCTTGGGCTGCGTAGGGCAAAAGTCTGGTAAGGCTCATTTCGTCAAGTGGTTAGGAACTAGGAATCGCCGACATCGCCGTGATCGCAACGTGATCGCCGAGATCGGAAAAGCAAAACCAGATTAGCCACTGACGAACACAGAGAAACACTGATAGCGGCAGGAGTTCACCCTGCCCCCAGCACACGAAGCGTGCGCCGGGGACCCCGAGCGACGGACGCAAAGATCGCAAAGTAGTGAAAGGCCAAAAGCCAAGAGCTAAAAGCCAAGAACCAAACGGGCCTCAGAAAACCAGCAGCAGCAAGTCTGAAGTCTAAGTAAGAACTCAGCAGTCGAGCAGTAAGAACCCAGCAGTACAGGAAGAAGTCGAGTGACAGCAGTACCGCCGTTTAAGGAATCATCGCGAGAGCTGATTGTTGAAGTAGCGCAGGCGTTAAAGCCCTACTTCCCGGACATAACTCATTCCTGGCGTGAGAAACTGACGCAAGAATTCGGCTTTGATGGGCGGATTCTGTCCGCGCTGGAGCGCCTGACACCCTCTGCCGGGTGCGAATTTTTCTGCCACAACGATTTTCCCGGATTTGAAGAGAACCTCCAATACTTCGGCACGCGGCTTTCCAAGCTGCAGGTGAATACGCGCGCCGTGGCGCGGTGCCTGGAACTGTATCTGCTCTCATGCGACCCGTATTTATCCGGGCTGTTTCCGGAACGCGAAGGGGAGGCCAAAGCTGCGCTGGAGATGCTCTCCTCCGTTTCCTTCGTGATTATTTCCGGCGCGTACTTTGATGCGAAGACGCTGGAATCGAACGCGCTGCTCTCACTACTCGACGCGGAGCTGGCGGCGGAAGACTTGAGCGTGCTGCTGCAGAAGGTCCTGGAGATTACGACGCGAACCTTCGATGCATCAATCGGAGCAGTGCTGCTGCGGGACCAGGAGCGCAGCCATCTGAAAGTTGCTTATTCCGTCGGAATGGAAGGCGCGGTGCCGGAAGATTCCACGGTCACACTGGGCACCGGATTTGCGGGAAGAATCGCAGTCACAGGCGAGCCGGCGATGATCCTGGACACGAGCGCGGAAGCGAGCACGCTGGCGCCGGCGGTGCGAGCGCGAGCGAAGTCGCTATGGGGAGTGCCGCTGAAAGCGGAAGGCGAAACCATTGGCGTGCTGGCGATTGGGTTCAACAAGCCGTATGAATGGCTGCCGACGGAACGAGAGCTAATGCGTGCGATCAGCGATCGCGCGGCGCTGGCGATTGAACGCGCACAGATGACGGACGCGCTACGCGAGCGCGAGCAGCGCATTGCAGAACTTTCCGGCCACCTTTTGCGAGTGCAGGAGGAAGAGCGGAAGAGGATCAGTCGCGAGCTGCACGATGAAACGGGGCAGGCGCTGATGGTGATTCGCCTTTACCTCGGCATGATGGAGAGCGGGATCACGCAGCGAAACGTGAAGACGAAGATCCGCGAGACAGTGGAAGTTGTGGATCGAACGATTGAAGGTATCAGAAGGATTATTGGCAAGCTCTCGCCATTGGTGCTACAAGAACTAGGACTGGTGGCGGCGATCCGGAAAGAGGCCAAAGATCTGGCCAAGAGCACTGGCGTG
Protein-coding regions in this window:
- a CDS encoding GAF domain-containing sensor histidine kinase — its product is MTAVPPFKESSRELIVEVAQALKPYFPDITHSWREKLTQEFGFDGRILSALERLTPSAGCEFFCHNDFPGFEENLQYFGTRLSKLQVNTRAVARCLELYLLSCDPYLSGLFPEREGEAKAALEMLSSVSFVIISGAYFDAKTLESNALLSLLDAELAAEDLSVLLQKVLEITTRTFDASIGAVLLRDQERSHLKVAYSVGMEGAVPEDSTVTLGTGFAGRIAVTGEPAMILDTSAEASTLAPAVRARAKSLWGVPLKAEGETIGVLAIGFNKPYEWLPTERELMRAISDRAALAIERAQMTDALREREQRIAELSGHLLRVQEEERKRISRELHDETGQALMVIRLYLGMMESGITQRNVKTKIRETVEVVDRTIEGIRRIIGKLSPLVLQELGLVAAIRKEAKDLAKSTGVKARVLIADDVGRLAPGTEQAIYRVVQEALHNVAKHAQAKNVTVQVARESKMVHVLVEDDGVGIQPKSGASKERQSFGLAGIKERIAMLGGVSRVISAKGKGTRIEITVPAGEPVSTVERPLAQAVAQARAWPN